DNA from Acidobacteriota bacterium:
GGTCAGGAGCCTGTAATTCTGCATGTTCCTCGCTCCGATCTGAAAGATGTCGCAGTACTCCTCTACCATGGAGACTTCTTCTGACCCCATTACTTCTGTGATGATGGCGAGCCCGGTTTTCTCTCTCGCTTCGGCAAGATATTCAAGTCCTTTGAGACCCAGTCCCTGGAAACTGTAAGGGGATGTCCGCGGCTTGAAGGCTCCCCCGCGGAGGATGGTAGCCCCCTCTTCCTTGACAAAGCTTGCAATCTCGAGAATCTGCTCGCGCGACTCGACTGCGCAGGGACCGGCAATGACTGAGAAGCTCCCTCCTCCTATCTTCAGATTTCTCACGGGGATGACCGTGTCTTCCTGCTTGAACTCGCGGTTGACGAGCTTGAATGGCTTCATTGCAGGAAAAACCTCTTCAACGCCTTCGAAGTTTCGAACGAGTTCCTTGTCGATCCTGCGTTCATCCCCGATGATTCCCAGAATGGTCCTCCCGTCGCTCTTCGAGACATGTGCCTTCAACCCCTGCTCTTCGATGTACTGGATGACCTTCCCCAGAGATTTCACAGAGACGCTATCCTTGAAAACGATGATCATCATGGCTGTTCTCCTTTTCTTCCCCTTTGGAAATTGCGATTGCGGTATCACAGGAAAGAGATTCGTGAACCTGTCCTTCTCCGTGACCAGCGTGAATAATCTTTATGACTCCTATAAGTAGCTGCGTAAATGGTTGATGAAATCAGCGGGGTCTTCTCCTGAATTGATGCGTTCCAAGATGGCTGACCCGACAATGAATCCATCGACCAGTTCCCTGTATTCTTGAATTTGCCGAGGGCCAGAGATGCCGAATCCAAGGCAGAGCGGCTTGTCCGTTATTTGTCGTACTCGTTTCAAATAATCCTGAGTATCCTCCGGAAGTGAGTTCCTGCTTCCGGTGGTTCCTGTGATACTCACTACATACAGGAATCCCTCCGCCACGGAGACTATCCTCTTCAGACGTTCCTCCCTGGTCGCGGGGCTGATGAACTGGATCACAGGAATCACGGTGTCTTCTGTTTCGATCCTCGATCTCTGATCGCTTGCGCATTCTTGCCGACAATCTGCAAGAATATCCCTGAAGGTAGAAGATTCCTCGAACGAGAGATCGGGGATAATGATTCCAGCAATACCGAGTCTCCTGCATCTGTCTAAAAAAGAATCAAGCGGGTATTGGAAGATGGGATTGAGGTAGGTCATGAGAAGGACGGGGGTCTGGATATCGGAAAAGTGATCTCCCAGTTCATCCATGAGACGATGTAGCGTCATCCCTTCTCTGATGGCGACTTGCGAAGCATCCTGGATCGTCCTCCCATCGGCAAGCGGGTCTGAAAAGGGGACTCCGATCTCAATGCAATCGGAGACCTTCGCGACTCTCCGGAGGATGCTGTAAAAGCGAGGGATATCAGGATAACCCGCCGTAAGAAAAGGAACGATGGCCCTCCTCCCGTTCATCCTGAGTTTTTTGAACATCTCTTCCAAATGAGGATTTGTCCTATGCATCACGATTCCTCATCTATAAATGAATTCATGATTTTTTTAACGCTGCTAATCATCATTAGTTGAATGTTCATGGTATCTTAGAATGCTTCATGACGGTCTCAAGATCCTTGTCTCCCCGACCGGAGAGGTTGATCAAGATGATCTTCCCCTTGAACCTGCAGGCTAATTTTCTGGCGAAAGCAAGGGCGTGGGCGGACTCCAGTGCCGGGATTATTCCTTCCAGCATGGAAAGCTCGTAGAAGGAGGCGAGGGCTTCTGCATCTGAGACGGTCTCATAGCGCACTCGTTCCCGGTCTTTGAGGAAGCTATGCTCCGGGCCGACTCCCGGATAATCCAGACCCGGTGCAATTGAGTGCGTTTCCAGGATCTGCCCTTCCTCATCTTGAAGGAGATAGCTCAGAGCGCCATGAAGGACACCAGGGCTTCCAAAATTCAGCGTAGCCGAATTGGAGCCTGGCGTCGTTCCACTTCCTCCCGCCTCGACTCCGTAAAGCTCCACTTCATCATCGAGGAAGGGATGGAAGATGCCCATGGCATTGGAGCCACCGCCCACGCAGGCGATGATGGCGTCGGGGAGTTTCCCTTCCTTCCTCAATATCTGATTCCGCGCCTCCGTTCCAATGATGGATTGAAAAGTTCGTACGATTGTCGGATAAGGATGCGGTCCGACGGTGGAACCGAGCAGATAATGGGTTGTTCCAACATTCGTCACCCAGTCTCTGATCGCTTCATTGATGGCCATCTTGAGGTTTCTGGAACCTGAATCGACGGGTCGGACCTCGGCTCCAAGGACCTTCATCCTGTGAACGTTGGAGGCCTGCCTTTCCATGTCGAGAGAACCCATGTAGACGATGCATTGCAAGCCGAAACGTGCGCATGCCGCCGCAGCTGCAACTCCATGCTGGCCGGCTCCCGTCTCTGCGACGATTCTCTTCTTTCCAATGAATGATGCAAGCAGCACCTGCCCGATGGTGTTATTGATCTTATGAGCTCCCGTATGCAGAAGATCCTCTCTTTTGAGATAGACTCTGGCATCCAGAAGAGAAGAAAATCTTTCAGCAAAGTAAAGTGGAGTGGGTCTTCCTGCAAAGTCTCTCAGACAAGATTCCAGCGTTTCACGAAAGCTCTCTTTCCTGATGAGTGAATTGAACTGTTCCTCCAGTTCGATAAGAGCCTCCATCAAGGTTTCGGGGACGAACCTCCCTCCATATTTTCCGAAATAGCCGACTCTGTTTCGCTGCATTTCTCGATTCATTCAGTAATATTCCTCCGCTTCCTTCACTTTCCTGAAAAACTCACGCATCTTCTTCGGGTCTTTCACGCCGGGGTCAGATTCGATACTACTTGCAACATCGACGCAATGTGGATGCGCAAACGCTATGGCTTTCTGAACGTTATCAGGGTTCAGCCCCCCGGCGAGGATGACGCGTTTCGTGTAGTGCAGAAGTTTTGCTGCCCTCCAGATGATCTCGGGCTCGGTATCTCCATCCTTTACCCTGTCGATGAGGACCTCTGGAAAGGCAAGCCTTTTGATCCTGTTCAAGGAATATAGGTTCCTTACGAAAAAGGCGGGGATGATCTTCATTTCAGACCTGAATGAATAGCCATTCTCGGATCGATTCGAAAGCATTTGCAGAATGTGGTTGTCATAGATTTGGAGGGAACTCAGCCGGACCGTTCTTGCTATCTTGAGAATCTCGCTCAGAGATCGACCCTGGAAGACGCCGACACTTTTGACCTCGGCAGGCAGGAAGGAGGCTATTTCTGCGGCTTGTTCCGGCTCAATCTTCCTCGGCGAATCGGCAAAGACGAAACCGATTGCATGTGCGCCCATCTCGCATGCCAGAAGAGCATCTTCCTTTCTCGTGACGCCGCAAATTTTAACCTTTACTGCCATTTTTCTCCTGTCTGTACCTTTAAAGTTCTAACACCTTCTTCCCGCTTCTTTGAATTTTCTGATCAGCGAAGCAGGATTGTCCGTCCGCATGAGCGCTTCTCCAATGAGTACTCCCTGAAACTTGAGCTCCCTGATGGCTCTGATGTCCTGGATGGTCCTGATGCCGCTCTCGGCGATCTTGACTCTGTCATCCGGGATCTTCTCGGAAAGAGCTGCAAGCCGTTCGAATTTTACTGAGAAATCCTTGAGATCGCGCGCATTGATCCCGATGATGTCTGCTCCGGCATCCACGATCCTCTCGATGTCTATCTCCTCAAAGGCCTCGGCGAGGACGAACATTCCGAATGATCGGGCCATCTTGAGAAGAATCTTAAGTTCATGGTCTTTCAGGATGCGCACGATCAGTAAAATTCCATCCGCAGCGATGGCCCGGCTTTCGATGACCTGATAGGGGTGGAAGATGAAATCCTTTCTCATGACCGGGATTCCGACAGCTTCTTTCGCCTGCATGAGCATGGCGGGGGAGCCTTTGAAGAATCTCTCTTCAGTCAGCACGGATACGGCGGAGGCCCCTCCCTCCTTGTAGGAAAGTGCCAGCTCAGCGGGCCGTGGGTCCAGACGGAGAGTTCCCAAAACTGGTGAGGCTGGCTTGATTTCTGCAATGATGGATAAGCCGCGATCGTCAAGCTTCAGGGGGAGTGCCGGATCGTTCTGCTGGATCATCTTAAATAGCACCTTCTCGGGCCTGATCTTCATGGAAGCGTGAAGACTCGCCTCTTTGAATGAAACAATCTCATGGAGCAATGTGTCGATCATGGTTCATCCTTCTCAAGACTTATCAGTCCTCTGGTCATTCTTCGATCCGCTCGCGCCGGCATCGGAAAGACTGTTTTTCCGCAACAGTTCAAGCAAATCTCTTGCTTTTCCGGAGTCGATGATTTGAGCGGCTGCAGAAGCTGCCGATTTTGGGTCGGACTTCTTTCCGGCTAGCAGAAAGACGAGAGCGCTATTCAGAATGACCGAGTCCCTCTGGGGACTCCTCTTTCCGTTGAAGATCTCCTCGATGATAGCGGCGTTACGTACCGCGTCCCCTCCTTTCAATTCTTCCGCCGCACATTTCCGGATTCCGAAATCGACGCCGCTTTTCTTCAATCTCCTCACCGAATTTTCGCGGACTTCGAAGATATAGAAATCATCGGCAGGGGTTGCTTCGTCCCATCCCGAGACGCTGTGGACAATGAAGGCATGTCTGAGGCCGATAAAGCGACAGACATGGGCGATCTTCTCCGCAGCATCCACGCTGAAGGTTCCAATAAGCTGCTTATCCGGTCTCGCGGGGTTGGTGAGAGGCCCAAGGAGATTGAAGATCGTCTTCACTCCA
Protein-coding regions in this window:
- the aroF gene encoding 3-deoxy-7-phosphoheptulonate synthase, translated to MIIVFKDSVSVKSLGKVIQYIEEQGLKAHVSKSDGRTILGIIGDERRIDKELVRNFEGVEEVFPAMKPFKLVNREFKQEDTVIPVRNLKIGGGSFSVIAGPCAVESREQILEIASFVKEEGATILRGGAFKPRTSPYSFQGLGLKGLEYLAEAREKTGLAIITEVMGSEEVSMVEEYCDIFQIGARNMQNYRLLTAVGKTRKPVMLKRGLMATIEEFLLAAEYIYSEGNPNIILCERGIRTFETYTRNTLDISAVPIVKSLSHHPIFVDPSHAAGKRSLVPSLSCASVAAGADGIMVEVHPRPDEALSDGAQSLSFKEFSQMMKAICTIARTLGKSFATRNPFSDSADSSMQKRNVFIGDAT
- the trpD gene encoding anthranilate phosphoribosyltransferase codes for the protein MKEFLQKLMRGETFSREESAHIFLRLTSPEVSDLQKSAFLAALTMRGETVDEMAGFALAMRQAAIHFPGPLHSDSESIVDTCGTGGDGSGSFNISTATALLCAAAGIRVAKHGNRSVSSKSGSADVLEALKVRIDRTPEDSCRELEESGFTFLFAQKYHQAMKVIAPVRGSLGVKTIFNLLGPLTNPARPDKQLIGTFSVDAAEKIAHVCRFIGLRHAFIVHSVSGWDEATPADDFYIFEVRENSVRRLKKSGVDFGIRKCAAEELKGGDAVRNAAIIEEIFNGKRSPQRDSVILNSALVFLLAGKKSDPKSAASAAAQIIDSGKARDLLELLRKNSLSDAGASGSKNDQRTDKS
- a CDS encoding phosphoribosylanthranilate isomerase → MAVKVKICGVTRKEDALLACEMGAHAIGFVFADSPRKIEPEQAAEIASFLPAEVKSVGVFQGRSLSEILKIARTVRLSSLQIYDNHILQMLSNRSENGYSFRSEMKIIPAFFVRNLYSLNRIKRLAFPEVLIDRVKDGDTEPEIIWRAAKLLHYTKRVILAGGLNPDNVQKAIAFAHPHCVDVASSIESDPGVKDPKKMREFFRKVKEAEEYY
- a CDS encoding indole-3-glycerol phosphate synthase TrpC, which translates into the protein MIDTLLHEIVSFKEASLHASMKIRPEKVLFKMIQQNDPALPLKLDDRGLSIIAEIKPASPVLGTLRLDPRPAELALSYKEGGASAVSVLTEERFFKGSPAMLMQAKEAVGIPVMRKDFIFHPYQVIESRAIAADGILLIVRILKDHELKILLKMARSFGMFVLAEAFEEIDIERIVDAGADIIGINARDLKDFSVKFERLAALSEKIPDDRVKIAESGIRTIQDIRAIRELKFQGVLIGEALMRTDNPASLIRKFKEAGRRC
- the trpA gene encoding tryptophan synthase subunit alpha, which codes for MFKKLRMNGRRAIVPFLTAGYPDIPRFYSILRRVAKVSDCIEIGVPFSDPLADGRTIQDASQVAIREGMTLHRLMDELGDHFSDIQTPVLLMTYLNPIFQYPLDSFLDRCRRLGIAGIIIPDLSFEESSTFRDILADCRQECASDQRSRIETEDTVIPVIQFISPATREERLKRIVSVAEGFLYVVSITGTTGSRNSLPEDTQDYLKRVRQITDKPLCLGFGISGPRQIQEYRELVDGFIVGSAILERINSGEDPADFINHLRSYL
- the trpB gene encoding tryptophan synthase subunit beta, which translates into the protein MQRNRVGYFGKYGGRFVPETLMEALIELEEQFNSLIRKESFRETLESCLRDFAGRPTPLYFAERFSSLLDARVYLKREDLLHTGAHKINNTIGQVLLASFIGKKRIVAETGAGQHGVAAAAACARFGLQCIVYMGSLDMERQASNVHRMKVLGAEVRPVDSGSRNLKMAINEAIRDWVTNVGTTHYLLGSTVGPHPYPTIVRTFQSIIGTEARNQILRKEGKLPDAIIACVGGGSNAMGIFHPFLDDEVELYGVEAGGSGTTPGSNSATLNFGSPGVLHGALSYLLQDEEGQILETHSIAPGLDYPGVGPEHSFLKDRERVRYETVSDAEALASFYELSMLEGIIPALESAHALAFARKLACRFKGKIILINLSGRGDKDLETVMKHSKIP